TCTTCAGCCATTCGCGCAGTTGTCCGGCAAAGTGGGCGTCATCGAGGGCCAGCCAACCCTCATCGATGATGAGGAGCGTCGGACGGCCGTCAAAACGGTCCTCGATCCGATGAAACAGATAGGAAAGGACGGCGGGAGCGACCGCGGTCCCGATCAGCGCATCAGTCTCGAACACCTGGACGGAGGAGCCGCCGAGGTGCTCGCTTTCCGCATCGAGCAAGCGATCATATGGACCGCCCAGACAATAGGGCTGCAGCGCCCGCTTCACCATATTGGACTGAAGCAGCACCGAGAACCCCGTGAGGGTGCGCTCAAGGGCAGGCGCCGAAGCCAGGGACGTGAGCGCAGACCAAATGTGCTCTCTGACCTCAGGCGTGACCTCGACCCGCTCGCGGGACAAAATCGAGGCGATCCAGTCGGCTGCCCAACCGCGTTCGGAGGTTTCGTCGATCTTTGCGAGCGGTTGCAGTGCAACAAATTCCGTCGATTCTCCGGCGACCGCACCACCAAGGTCATGCCAATCGCCGCCCATTGCGATGGCCGCGGCCCGGATCGAGGCGCCAAAGTCGAAGGCAAAGATCTGTGCCTCCGGGTAGCGGCGGAACTGCAAGGCCATCATCGCTAGGAGGACGGACTTGCCGGCGCCGGTTGGCCCTATAATAAGAGTGTGCCCGACGTCACCGACATGCAGGGAAAAGCGAAACGGCGTCGATCCCTCGGTCTTGCCAAAGAACAGAGGCGGCGCCTTGAAGTGATGGTCCCTCACCTCCCCTGCCCATACGGCCGATAGCGGGATCATATGAGCCAGATTAAGGGTCGAAATCGGCGGCTGGCGGACATTGGCGTAGACGTGTCCGGGCAGGCTGCCAAGCCAAGCCTCGACTGCATTGACGGTTTCGATCATGCAGGTGAAATCGCGGCCCTGGATCACCTTTTCGACCAGACGCAGCTTTTCGTCGGCGACACGCGGATTGGTATCCCAGATGGCGACGATCGCGGTGACAAAGGCCTCGCCGATCTGATCGGAGCCTAGTTCCTGCAGGGCCGCATCAGCATCGATGGCCTTATTGTTCGCATCAGTATCAAGAAGAGCTGATGCCTCGTTAGTCATCACCTCTTTCAGGATCGCCGCGATCGACTTGCGCTTGGCAAACCATTGACGGCGGATTTTTGTGAGGAGCCTTGTCGCGTCGCCCTTGTCGAGCATGATGGCCCGGGTCGACCAGCGATATGGAAATGCCAAACGGTTCAGATCGTCCAGAATCCCAGGCGTCGTAGCGCTTGGAAATCCGACCACCGTCAGAACGCGGATATGGGCTTGACCCAGCATCGGCCCGAGCCCGCCGGTGAGCGGCTGATCGGCGAGCAAGGCGTCGAGATACATGGGAATCTCGGGCACTCGGACCCGATGCCGTTTCGTCGAGATGGTGGAATGCAGGTAAGTTAGAGTGGCCTCGTCATTGAGCCAGCCGCATTCCGGCATGAACCCTTCCATGAGCTGGAGAACGCGATTGGTGCGATCGAGAAATCCACTCAGTATTTCCCGCGAATCTTCGCCAACCGTCCGCTGGCCGCCCTCATAGAGCAGCCGTTCTGCGAACGCGGCGCTCTCAGCTGGCGGCAGATAGAGGAAAGTCAGATAGTAGCTCGACTCGTAATGAGCGTCCTCCTCTTCGAATTGGGCCTTTCGCTCGGCGTCGACCAAGGCGGATGCCACGTCAGGAAAAATGTTCGCAGGATAGGCGCCTGCCGCATGGCGCTGCGCCTCCACAAACACCGCCCAGCCGGATCCGAGACGGCGCAGCGCGTTGTTCAACCTGCCGGCAACCGCGACAAGTTCGGCCGGCACGGCACTTTCGAGATCTGGTCCCCGAAACCTGGCCGTCCGCTGAAACGAGCCGTCCTTATTGAGGACCACCCCCTCATCGACGAGCGCCGCCCAGGGCAAAAAGTCGGCAAGACGCGTGTTTGAGCGCTGGTATTCAGCGAGATTCATCATGGGACAATTCACGTGTTGAGGTGACCGGGAATGCGGACGTGGCGGCGCACGACTTCGACGAAATCCGGATCGCGCTTGGCGGCCCAGACGGCGGCCATATGGCCGATGAACCAGAGCAGGAGGCCTGCGATCCACAGCCGCAAACCCAATCCAAGTGCTGCCGCCAAAGTGCCGTTGAGGATCGCAACTGAACGCGGCGCACCGCCCATGAGGATCGGCTCCGTCAAGGCGCGATGGACCGGTGCCACAAAACCGGGGACCTCATCCATCAGATCACCACTCCGCCGCCAAAGGAGAAGAACGAGAGAAAGAAGCTCGAGGCGGCAAAAGCGATTGACAGGCCGAATACGATCTGCACCAGGCGGCGAAATCCGCCCGAGGTATCTCCAAATGCCAGCGACAGCCCGGTCACGATGATGATGATGACCGCAAGGATTTTGGCGACGGGCCCCTCAACCGATTGCAGGATCTGGTTGAGCGGCTGCTCCCATGGCATGTTCGAGCCAGCGGCCCATGCGGGAACCGCGCCTGTGAACGGGAGGGCCAGTGCCGCGATCGCGATGAGAGCCTTGTTGCGAAGCGATCTCAAGCTCATGGTTGATCTCCCATTGGTAGAAGGCTGTAGTCACCGGACGGTCCGAGCGCTGATACGCGAGCAAGCTCGGCGAGCCGCCGATCGGCGCCGCGGCCAACAAGAACGGCAATCACGTTGATCGTTTCGGCAATAAGCGCGCGCGGGACGGTGACCACAGCCTCCTGGATGAGCTGCTCGAGCCGGCGCAATGCCCCGAGCGCAGTCCCGGCATGTATGGTTCCGATTCCGCCGGGATGGCCTGTCCCCCAGGCCTTGAGAAGCTCGAGAGCTTCGGCTCCGCGTACCTCACCAATCGGAATACGATCGGGCCGAAGGCGCAGCGAGGCGCGAACAAGTTCTGATAGCGAGATCACGCCGTCCCGGGTGCGCAGCGCAACGAGATTCGGCGCTTTGCATTGAAGCTCTCTTGTATCTTCGATGAGGACGACGCGGTCTGCCGTCTTGGCGACCTCCGCAAGAAGCGCATTTGTCAGGGTGGTTTTGCCGGTGGAGGTACCGCCCGCGACCAGGATGTTATGGCGAGCAGCGACAGCTGTTCGAAGAGCGCCGGCTTGCTCCATGGTCATGGTCCCGGCCGCGACATAATCCTCGAGAGAGAATACTGCCACGGCTGGCTTGCGTATCGCGAATGCCGGGGCGGCAACGACGGGGGGCAAAAGACCTTCAAATCGCTCCCCGGTCTCCGGTAGCTCGGCCGAGACACGCGGCGCACCCGCATGGACCTCGGCGCCGACGTGGTGAGCGACCAGCCGAATGATCCGTTCTCCGTCGGGAGCGGACAGGCTTTTGCCAGTCTCGGTCAGGCCACGCGACAACCGATCGATCCATAGCCGACCGTCCGGGTTGAGCATTACCTCGACAATCTCGGGATCTTCCAGAAAGCACGTAATGGCGGGGCCAAGCGCAGTGCGCAGCATGCGTGCTCCGCGCGAGATCACCTCCGGCTGAAAGCGTTGGATTGTCATTGAGGTCCCAAGAGCTGAGGCACCCCAAGCGGCCTCAGATGGGTATGATTAGAAAAGCAGGTCCTTCGTTGGCGCAACGCGTGGCGTGCGGCGATCGTAGGTTGGCGTAGGAAAAGAAAGATCGAACCAGAAAGGCGCGCGCGCAGTTGTTGATGCTCTCACGGATTAGGCGCCGAAGTGGAGTTAGCCGATACGCTCGCATTACCATTCCTCGTCTTCAGGCTCGAGTACGCCAGCTTCTGCTGACGTCACGGATACCTCAGCCGGATCTGTATTTGTCGCGTGATCGCGGAGGAAGAACTTGGCAACTCGCCTGCTCAAAAGGCCAAGCCACGGGATCACAAACCAGCCTAGCGCCAGAATTTGCACACCAACAGCGGATGCGAACGCAACCTGATAGGCAATAATCGGATAGTGGCCGTCCTGAGCGGACCATTGGTCAAGGATGAGTCCAGTCCCGTATTGGACGATGAAACACCAGCCGAAGTGAAGAACGTTCAAGCCCGCATTTGCTCTGCCGGTGAGCTCTCTTGGGAAATATTCCGCTAAGATCGCATAGCTGAGGACCGTCGCTGCACCGACAATCGAGATGACGAGCCATGGCAATAGCGATGGCAACGGAAGGCGCAGGATCAATGCAAGCTCAGCCATGACAAACAACACCGTCACCGCCGCAAACAGAACTTCTGACCCTATCCCGCGTCGACGTAGCCGATCAGCCAACGCGCCAAGTAGCAACGCCCCGGCGCTAATTCCAAGTGCCATGATGAAGAGCTGTGTGATCGAGGATTCGCGATCGAGTCCTTCGACGTTCGTCAGCCAAGATGCTGCCCACAAGGCCTGCAATGACCAGGCTGAGCCAATACAGCTTGCCGACAGCGGTGCTATCCGCCAGAAGCCCCGATCTTTGTAGATCGCACTCAGTTTTACGCCGGCAGGCTGCGTCGCCTGTGGTCGCGCGGCCTCGGGAACCGCCCAGAAGATCAGGAGGGCCGCAGCGAAAGTTGCAAGGGCCAAGAGTTCAAATAGCCCACGCCACCCTGTGTATGCCAACAGCCACTGACTTGGCGTTGTTGCGGTCACCGCACCTAGTGCACCGAGCATGATCATGTAGCCGTTTGCCAAGGCGACGCGTTCCCTCGGGAACCAGGTGACAATGGCCTTCAGCCCTGCCATTGCTGCAGCCGAGACACCGATGCCGATCATCGCGCGTGCGACCAGAAGCGCCTTGAAGTCGCTAGCCGCTCCAAATAGAGCCGCCCCACCGCCCGCAATGAGCAGGAGCGCGCTTTGGACCCGACGCGGGCCAAATCGATCCAGCAGCGTCCCGATCGGAATCTGGGCGCCGGCGAACACCAGAAAATAAACCGACGTCAACAGGCCAAGATTGGCAGCATCGAGACCTAGATCAGCTGAGAGCTGTCCCGAGATCAGCGTGTTGATGGTCCGGAATAGATAGGAAAGGTAGTAACCGGCGACGAAAGGGAGGAAAACACAGCCGATCAAGCGCCAAGTCGGAAGCCCGCGCCCCTCCGAGGATGCGCAAGGATTGAGATTGGATGGGCGTCTTTTTACTTCTTGCGTGCGGATCCGGCCGTCAACAGCCGGTTTAGTAGAACGCGTTTGGTAGAATTTGAAAGTTGCGGTTGCTGCCGCCCTCCTCGGCGGCAGCGCTCATGTCGGCAGTTGCGTCTAGAATGATGGCCGCAGGACCTTCCTGGGCAGATTCCGCTGAAACTTGCGAATCATCGTCGACCGCATGACCAGAACCCCGCGAGGCATTTATTTGGTCGATCGTCTCCCTCAGCAAGGGTCGGTTCGAGCGCACGCGCCGGACAACCTGTTCGGCCAAGGCCTTGAATCGCTCTTGTCCGAGCGCACACGCTTCAGGCTGCTGTGATTGCGGCATCTGAGGTGTGACGGTGAGATGATAGCGGGCGTGCAGCGCAACCGTCTCGGCGATCGTGCGGACGTCGCTGTCAAGACCTTCAAGTTGCCTGCTTATCCGATCGAGCGCCTCATGAATGAGACCTTCGATCGGCGGCGCTGGGTCTAGGAAGCGTTCAAGAGCGGCCTCCACGACCATGCTCTTGCCGAGGCCGGGACGGTCAGTTGCAACGTCGAGACGGCGGACAATCTTTTCGGAAAGCTGGACAGTGATCTTTCTCGTTGCTGCAGTATTTGGCTGCCCTGTTCGCTCGGTTGCATCGGCTTTTTCCAACTTTGGCCCGTTCGCCTGGTCAAACGCTGTGTCGAAGGCCATGCTCGGCTCTCCCCGGATACAGAAAAGGTCCATCGCACCCATGACTGAGCGCGCGTGAAATCGGTTAGAAATGACAGTGATTGCCCCACCGACGATGGGACGATACAAAGGGCAGGACCACTGCTGCTTTCAATCGCGGGAAAATCGACAGCGTAGTCTGGCGTAGTGAAAGGAAGGAACGGCGAGGTTGACTGGGCCGACAACGGTTGTCGGGCCAGCTACCGGCTGCGTACAAATTCCGGCCAAGGCGGCATCGCCAGGAGCCAGACCGGTCGAGCAGATTCAGCAGTTGGAAATCGTGACGTGCTATTCAGCCGACTGCGCGCAGAGATACCCCTGCCTCTATTCGTTCCAAACGGTATGGCGACAAGCACGTAGACAGCGCCCACCGCGAAAAGCTTCGGAAACTCGCAGCCGTTTGGCTTGCACCTCGACAGGCCGGGCCAAGTTCAAATTTCGTGGCGGGATCGTCTCCGATAAGCAAGGTCAGACAACAAGGCGCATAGATGGCGACCTTCACGACGAAATTGAGCGCTAACAAGCAGAAACACGCGAAATATATGCGAACATACGGCAGTTTTGGCAGGCTTTCTTCTTTCACCAGAATGTAGGTTCAGCGCTGCATGATTCTGTGGCGCAAAACCCAGAGGCTTGGATCCGTTGCGACTTACAGGGTTGGCTGAGCCAAGGTGAGTTTGGGGACTATGGATTAAGATATCTCTTCAGTCTGTTCGCGAGTTGAGCGAGTTTCTGAATCTCATGAGGACCCGAGTCTTGAATACGCATGAGGCGCGAGTCTTGCGCAGTTTTGTCGGGCAAGATATCCGATCACCCAGTCCGGGAGCATTGAAGAAGTCGTGGCCTATGTGGAGAAACTGAGTAGCGTTCTCCGGACCCGTATGCGTGTGCAGCCTCATGCTTTCATTCATCTGATAGATCACAGGTAATTCTTAACAAATATTGAGGAAGGTGCCGCATGGCGAGGCGTAATAATGGGGATGCATCGGGGGTAGACAAAGCTAAGGTGCGCGTCTTCTTCGCCGAGGTCGAAGGTAATAACGAGAGCGTGCAGGAAGCGCTGAAGACCATGGTTTCGGCAATGAACCGTCCTGTCCGCGTGCTCTCAGATCAAGGTGCTAACGGGAGGCATCCCGCGCTTCTGCAGCAAGCAAATGTTGAAGAAGTCGAGGAGCCGATCGAGATGGAGGAAGCTGACGCTCTCGACGAGGAGCCTGCCAACTCCAGGAGGCCTCGCGGTACCGGAAAGAAGGTCGATCGCAACGCCGGGCTGAATTTGGTACCTGATCTGAACTTCAGGCCAAGCGGAGCGCAATCTCTCAAGGAATTTATGGACCAGAAGAATTCAAAGAACGATCTCGAACACGTATTGGCGGCCGTCTATTATATGCAGCGGGTCATGTCGTTGACCAAGATCGGTCCAGCTCATGTGATGACCGCATTAAAAGAGGCTGGAATATCCATTCCAGTGGACCTCAAACAGACTGTCCGGAATGTGAAGAAGTCAAAGATGTGGCTGAACTTTACTGACATCGAGGATATCCGGACAACGACCCAGGGTGACAATTTCATCGAGCACGAGATGGGCAAGACCGAATAGTCGCCAATGCATCTTTCTTTTGATAGTTTTTGCGAGATCGTTAAGAATGCGAACAAGACGAACGCCGAAAGTGCGCTTGCAGTTCTTTGGTACTTTGATCACGAGCAACCGGGCGTCACCAAAACAGCTGGGCAGCTGGCGAAAATACTTGACGACCACCATATCGGAACGCCGAACCAGACGGCGCTTGCCGAGGCACTTAGGAGGTCAAAGCTTGCTAGTGAGTGGAAGAGTGGCTTCTCACTAAAGCCTGGCTCACGAAAGCTCATTCGCGACTGGCTGCCAGACTTAGACGGCGTACAGCCAGTGATTAATCACGCTTTCAGCTATTTGCCGGAGCCGATTTGGAAAAGTACACGGGGTTACATCGAAGCTGTATGCCGCGAATTGAACGGCTCCTTCCATCACGGCTACTACAACGCCGCCGCTGTGATGCTACGTCGACTCCTTGAAACGCTTATAATCGAAGCCTACGAGCATCTCGACCGGGGGATAGAGATCAAGGACGGCGCTGGCAATTACTTAATGCTAAGTGAACTTGCCGAGCGGGTATGTGGCGAGAATGGGCATAACGGCATCAATCTCGGGCGCGATTCAAAGAAAGCTCTGAAAGAAGCTCGAAGCCTCGGCAACTGGTCCGCTCATGCTCGCCGTTTTCTTGCTTATGCCGGCGATCTAACAAAGCTTCAGACTGGAATGAGGCTCCTCGTACAGGAGTTGGTTCAAATTGCTAATCTGGCGAAGAAGACCTAACCACACGTGATATCGCAGGCGGCGCACCTCCGAGCACCCACGCGAGCGCACGTGCGCAAAAGAGCCATACGCGAGCGCCAGCGGCGTCACCCTTTTTATCAGTATCGCACCGTCGATGGCGGCGATGTGCGTATTTCCCAAGCTTCGCCACCAGCTCGTGCAGGAAATCATCACCGAGGAGAATGTGGCGCCATCTAAGTCGTGTCGCGATTCGCAACGTAAAGGGCGGCGCGCGGAGCTCGAATGGAACTAGTTGGGCAGGATCGGCTTAAGCTACCCGAGATGGATGACCCGGCGAGTGACGCATGCTCAGGAATTGGTCTCGACGATGGACCAAAGAAGACGACCAACGCCTTCTCGAATTCGTTTCAAAGAACGAAATACCGAGGCGAATTTCTATACTGCTCGAGAGAAGCGAACGCGCTGTCGCTCAACGGGTCAGGAAATTGCGACCAAAGCCCCCAAGGCGCCAGCCTCCCTCCTAAAAATGGACGGAAACATTGCGCGTGCCTGCCGTGCCGGCTTGCGATCATTAGGCGTTATCGAGGACTTCAGAGCGGCTCACAAGTGGATAGGGAGCAAAACAACCTCTTAATCTTGCGGTAGCTGAAAACTTGCACAGGCCTTTCTCTGCAGGGAGCCTGCTGTGTCAGACGACCAAAGAAACGAAAATGCAGCGCCCGCGCTCGTGCAAATCAAGGATCATTTTTGGAATCTCTGGTGCACAAATCGATTGCCGACGGAGTCGTTAGAGGTGTAGGTGAGTGGGCACGGCTGTCGCAGGCGAACAGGAAAGCTAAAGCCGACGTCGAAATCTTTGGGCTTTGGACAGACTGTCCTACAATTGCGCCTTCGTCCCTCCTGCACAAGCTCCGTGAAGCCATGGCTGAGGAAATGAAGGGCCGCGTGGTGAAGCCCGCCGAAATGAAGGACTACCGCAAGGACCGCCGTTTCGCTCAAAATGGTCCGCGAGCGCGGCGGCAATTCCGTTCCGGCCATCTTCAACTCGGAAAGCCAACGCCTCATTCATCCACGGCCGCATCGCTGAGGGTACGAAGGTTCATGCCAATGAAGCTTCTGCTTGGGACCAACTCCGTGAGCGTTTCGAGGTGAAGCGCATCAACTGGCCTACAGCTTCGATGGCGCCTGCACCAATCACGCCGAAGAATACTTCTCCCACCCTCGCCGCGCTGAAATCATCCACCACTATAATCGCTGGCGCGTAGCTGCTCCGTTACGCTCAGGAAGGCTCATGGCGCGAGGACAATCGCCCGTCTCGAATGGCGATCAGGTGAAGCGGATTGCTAGGCCGGCCTTGAAGCGCGGTAAGTCCGTGGACTTCACCGGCCACTGGCAGCGATATCGTAGAATCCCCTTTTCAAGGATCGGGCGGACTGGCAATATGACTGCACAATTTCAGGTAGTTAGTATATTGTTATGCGCCGGTTCCAAAGCACCCTTATTTTTGTGATCTTTCCTTTGATTGGCAACATCGTTCTCGCAGTCGCAGCCTTTGTGTTCAATCCTGCTGACTTTCGCGATCACCTAGAGACCTGCTATCTGACGATTGCTGCCGTGCTGATGGCAACAGTGGTGTCATTTATTGGCTTCAGGGTTCACGATCTCGGCCCCAAGCGAACAGTGCTTGCCCTACTCATCCAGAGCGGTACCCTGATCTTTGTTTTTGCCGGAATCTACCGAGGGTGCGCGCTACGATTGATTGCGACCACCCGCTACGATGGATCGCGACCAGCCGCTACGATTGATCGCGACCACCCATTCCGGGCGATCGCGACCAGCCTGTGGACGGGTGTGATGGAGGCCGTTGGGTAATCCGCGAATCGGCATGGCTTCGCTCCTTTTCCACAAGGAGCGGGGGGCAATGCCTAGACCGAGATTACCCATGCGCAAGATCCGTGACGTGCTGCGGCTGTCCGCAGCCGGTATGTCCAAACGCAAGATCGCCGCCAGCCTCGGGGTGAGCGCGACGGCCGCCGGGGAGTGCATCCGGCGGGCGCGGCGTGCCGGCCTCGCCTGGCCGCTGCCGGACGGCCTGAGTGACGAAGCTCTGGAGCGCCAGCTCTTCCCGCCGCCTGCGGTCGTGGCCAAGGATCGGCGGCCGCAGCCGGACTGGGCGGCTATTCACCGCGAACTGCGCCGGCCGGGGGTGACGCTGCAGCTGTTATGGGAGGAGCATCGCGCCGTCCACCCCGATGGTTACGGCATCAGCCGCTACTGTGAACTCTATCGCGCCTGGGAGGCGCGGCTGTCGCCGACCATGCGGCAGAGCCACGTCGCTGGCGAGCGCATGTTTGTCGATTACGCCGGCACGACGCTTGCGGTGATCGACGCATCGACCGGCGAAGCGATGACGGCGCAGCTGTTCGTCGCCGTGCTCGGTGCATCGAGCCTCACATACGCCGAGGCCAGCTGGACGCAGGGGCTGTCCGACTGGATCGGTTCGCACACGCGCACTTTTGCATTCATGGGCGGGGTTCCGGCGACGGTGGTGTGCGACAATCTGCGATCGGGCATCACCAAAGCGTGCTTCTATGAACCGGCGGTCAATCGCAGCTACGCCGAGATGGCGGCTCACTACAGCACCACAATTCTGCCGGCGCGGCCGTATCGGCCTCGGGATAAAGCTAAGGCCGAAGTTGGAGTCCAAGTCGCGACCCGCTTCATCATCGCCAAGCTACGCAACCGGCAATTCTTCTCGCTCACGGCATTGAACGCGGCCATTGCCGAGCTGGTCACGCAGATCAATGACCGCATGTCGCGGCACCTCGGTGCGAGCCGCCGCGCGCTCTTCGAGGAGCTGGAGCGCCCAGCCCTCAAGCCGTTGCCGGCCGAGCTCTATGTTTTTGCCGAATGGAAGGAATGCAGGGTCGGGCTCGACTACCACGTCGAGATCGAGAAGCACTACTACTCGGTGCCGCACCAGTTGCTGCGCGAGACGATTTGGGCGCGTATCACCGCACGCACGATCGAAGTCTTCCACCGCGGCCAACGCGTCGCCGCCCATGTGCGCTCATCCTCGAATCGCAAGCACACGACGGTGCGCGAGCACATGCCATCGAGCCATCGACGCTATGCCGACTGGACGCCGGAGCGACTGCGGCGGCAGGCCGAAGAGATCGGGCGCCACACCTCGGCGCTCGTCGAGATCATCCTGCAGGAGCGCACGCATCCCGAGCAAGGCTTCCGCGCCTGCGTCGGCATCCTGCGGCTCGCCAAAAGCTATGGCCGCGAACGGCTCGAAGCCGCCTGCAGTCGTGCGCTCGAGATCGGTGCGCGCTCCTATAGCTCAGTCAACTCGATCCTGAAGAACAACCTCGATCGCCAGCGGCCTGCAACGTCCGCGGACGGGCCGGCGATAGCGCACGACAATATCCGCGGCCCAACCTACTTCCATTGAGGAGATGACGACTGATGCTCACACACCCCACCCTCGACCAGCTCAGAGCGCTCAAGCTCGACGGCATGGCGCAGGCTTTCGTCGAGCTCGAAGCGCAAGAGGAGACCCGCGATCTCGCGCACGCCGAATGGTTGGCGCTGCTGCTCGACCGCGAGGCCGCCAATCGCAACACCCGCCGCTTCCAGACCCGACTGCGTGCCGCTCGGCTGCGTCACAGCCAAGCCGCAATCGAGGACGTCGATTACCGGACGCCGCGCCGGCTCGACAAAGCGCTGTTCCAGCAATTGGCAACGTGCCGCTGGATCGCCGAGCACCGCGGATTGCTGATCAGCGGCCCGTGCGGCGTGGGCAAGTCGTGGCTATCCTGCGCGCTCGCGCAGAAGGCCTGCCGCGATGGCTACACAGTCCACTACGCCCGCGTGCCACGGCTGTTCGCCGATCTCGATCTCGCCCACGGTGACGGCCGCTTCGCGCGGCTATTCCGGATGCTGGTCAAGGTCGATTTGCTCGTCCTTGACGATTGGGGACCCGACCGCCTCTCAGCCAGCCAGCGGCGCGATCTCATGGAGATCGTCGAGGACCGTCATGGCCGCGGCTCCATCCTCATCACCAGCCAACTCCCCGTGGCAACTTGGCATGAGGTTATTGGCGAGCCCACTCTTGGCGATGCGATATTGGATCGCATTGTCCACAATGCCTACCGGCTCGAACTCGACGGCCCGTCGATGCGCAAGATCAAAGTCGCCGAAGCAATCGAGCCGCTGGCGCAGCCCGCGACACCAACCGCAGCGGATGGCATACCGTCGAGGGGAGCCAAGAAATGACACGCAGATCCGTCATCCCGGCCGCCCCCGTGGGTCAACAGGGACCTCCCGCGCGCGCCGCTGCGTCAGCCGTGGGGGCACTCCGCAGCGCGCGCGGGTCCCTCCTGTTGACTACGGGGACGGCCTCCACCCCGCTTGACGCCACGCGAGAATACTGAGAATCACCAAGTGTTGCCCAACGGCGCCTTCATACTGGGTAGCGGGTGGTCGCGATGCGTCGTAGCGGGTGGTCGCGATCGTCGTAATGCGCACCGAGGGTTCGGATTGCTTTATGGAGGCAGTCCCACGCCTCTCGTCGATGACTGGCAGAGCGCGCTTTATTTCTCGATCATTACTTGGACGACACTGGGATATGGCGACTTCACACCACCACCTGAATTGCGGTTGATTGCCGCAATTCAGGCGCTGCTTGGGTATGCGTTCTTTGGGATTTCAGTTGGACTGGGGACGGCTATTCTTTGTGAAAAGCGCTCTACTTCAAGATCACAAAGGCCATCACCAACGGCAGCAACGACAACACAATAGCCGCGATACGCGCCACCGTCTTAGACGGGTGATCCTTATCGACAATCCAATGGGTTCGTTCATACAGCCATGCGGTCATTGGCGGTCTCCGACCTGAAATTTAGCCGCACTGGAAGTTGCAATAGCGACATCCTCGCTCAACTGAACAGCGAAGGCAATCAGTTTGTTCCGTGTGGAGCTACTGGGTTCATTCTAAAGTGGGGTAAACTGGCTGATTTTCAACGATGTAACCAAGAATTAACCATCGGAAAAGCGCCCATCAGATAACTTGTCAGCGGCCAAATGTGGGCTCATTTAGAGGTTGATTGACCAGTTTCCAGCGGTATGGCCTTCTCGCCAACCCGCTCCACGCCTTTACCGTGAGGGTTGGCAAGCTGTGCTGGATACTTAGCGAGACGGCTCGCGCCTTCGTCCGGGGTGACTTCTTCCACCCCATGAGCCTTAAGAATAGCTGCCCCTATCTCGGAAGCCGTCATTGGCTGCGTGGCCGTCCTGAGCACGTCCAGGGCCCTCCTATAAAGAGGAGCCTCGCTTGAACCAGCGATTTGGCTTCCAGCGCTTCCCGGTGATGCGCCAGCTAGGTTTGTAGATGGGTCGAGCATTTTGATGGCGGCCTCCACATGCCGCACCTGATGCCGTGTGCGCGGGACTGCACGATGATGAAGGTTGCTGACGATCGGCTGGAACGCGCACGCTGACAGTCACGCGTCGCCGCACGAGCTTGATTGAACGTAGTCCGGACATTGAACTTCGGTTTCCGGCGCGCTTTCTTACCAATCCATGAGGGGTGC
This genomic interval from Bradyrhizobium sp. CB82 contains the following:
- the trbE gene encoding conjugal transfer protein TrbE, translating into MMNLAEYQRSNTRLADFLPWAALVDEGVVLNKDGSFQRTARFRGPDLESAVPAELVAVAGRLNNALRRLGSGWAVFVEAQRHAAGAYPANIFPDVASALVDAERKAQFEEEDAHYESSYYLTFLYLPPAESAAFAERLLYEGGQRTVGEDSREILSGFLDRTNRVLQLMEGFMPECGWLNDEATLTYLHSTISTKRHRVRVPEIPMYLDALLADQPLTGGLGPMLGQAHIRVLTVVGFPSATTPGILDDLNRLAFPYRWSTRAIMLDKGDATRLLTKIRRQWFAKRKSIAAILKEVMTNEASALLDTDANNKAIDADAALQELGSDQIGEAFVTAIVAIWDTNPRVADEKLRLVEKVIQGRDFTCMIETVNAVEAWLGSLPGHVYANVRQPPISTLNLAHMIPLSAVWAGEVRDHHFKAPPLFFGKTEGSTPFRFSLHVGDVGHTLIIGPTGAGKSVLLAMMALQFRRYPEAQIFAFDFGASIRAAAIAMGGDWHDLGGAVAGESTEFVALQPLAKIDETSERGWAADWIASILSRERVEVTPEVREHIWSALTSLASAPALERTLTGFSVLLQSNMVKRALQPYCLGGPYDRLLDAESEHLGGSSVQVFETDALIGTAVAPAVLSYLFHRIEDRFDGRPTLLIIDEGWLALDDAHFAGQLREWLKTLRKKNASVVFATQSLADIDGSPIAPAIIESCPTRILLPNDRAIEPQITAIYRRFGLNDRQIEILARATPKRDYYCQSRRGNRLFELGLGEVALAFTASSSKADQALIDRVLAEHGRENFVTGWLKARELAWACDLIPQLAKAGNL
- a CDS encoding VirB3 family type IV secretion system protein; protein product: MDEVPGFVAPVHRALTEPILMGGAPRSVAILNGTLAAALGLGLRLWIAGLLLWFIGHMAAVWAAKRDPDFVEVVRRHVRIPGHLNT
- a CDS encoding TrbC/VirB2 family protein; translated protein: MSLRSLRNKALIAIAALALPFTGAVPAWAAGSNMPWEQPLNQILQSVEGPVAKILAVIIIIVTGLSLAFGDTSGGFRRLVQIVFGLSIAFAASSFFLSFFSFGGGVVI
- the trbB gene encoding P-type conjugative transfer ATPase TrbB; this translates as MTIQRFQPEVISRGARMLRTALGPAITCFLEDPEIVEVMLNPDGRLWIDRLSRGLTETGKSLSAPDGERIIRLVAHHVGAEVHAGAPRVSAELPETGERFEGLLPPVVAAPAFAIRKPAVAVFSLEDYVAAGTMTMEQAGALRTAVAARHNILVAGGTSTGKTTLTNALLAEVAKTADRVVLIEDTRELQCKAPNLVALRTRDGVISLSELVRASLRLRPDRIPIGEVRGAEALELLKAWGTGHPGGIGTIHAGTALGALRRLEQLIQEAVVTVPRALIAETINVIAVLVGRGADRRLAELARVSALGPSGDYSLLPMGDQP
- a CDS encoding MFS transporter encodes the protein MGCVFLPFVAGYYLSYLFRTINTLISGQLSADLGLDAANLGLLTSVYFLVFAGAQIPIGTLLDRFGPRRVQSALLLIAGGGAALFGAASDFKALLVARAMIGIGVSAAAMAGLKAIVTWFPRERVALANGYMIMLGALGAVTATTPSQWLLAYTGWRGLFELLALATFAAALLIFWAVPEAARPQATQPAGVKLSAIYKDRGFWRIAPLSASCIGSAWSLQALWAASWLTNVEGLDRESSITQLFIMALGISAGALLLGALADRLRRRGIGSEVLFAAVTVLFVMAELALILRLPLPSLLPWLVISIVGAATVLSYAILAEYFPRELTGRANAGLNVLHFGWCFIVQYGTGLILDQWSAQDGHYPIIAYQVAFASAVGVQILALGWFVIPWLGLLSRRVAKFFLRDHATNTDPAEVSVTSAEAGVLEPEDEEW
- a CDS encoding DUF4145 domain-containing protein — its product is MHLSFDSFCEIVKNANKTNAESALAVLWYFDHEQPGVTKTAGQLAKILDDHHIGTPNQTALAEALRRSKLASEWKSGFSLKPGSRKLIRDWLPDLDGVQPVINHAFSYLPEPIWKSTRGYIEAVCRELNGSFHHGYYNAAAVMLRRLLETLIIEAYEHLDRGIEIKDGAGNYLMLSELAERVCGENGHNGINLGRDSKKALKEARSLGNWSAHARRFLAYAGDLTKLQTGMRLLVQELVQIANLAKKT